One region of Theileria equi strain WA chromosome 4 map unlocalized gcontig_1105316255039, whole genome shotgun sequence genomic DNA includes:
- a CDS encoding signal peptide containing protein (encoded by transcript BEWA_052730A), giving the protein MNAIVALISAVSVFAVSALHLDFTGDLAAHGALTKGLHHGAHALHFAANGEFDGLKCGANFEWALPEGKFLKELLAFSHCKHDGLLLFHLTFTDGTEGFFHFHGGLVEELAHHVWFGKLAKGVCKHAPALAGLPHHAVLADLAHVLA; this is encoded by the coding sequence ATGAACGCTATTGTTGCTTTGATCTCTGCTGTCAGCGTCTTCGCTGTCTCTGCTCTTCACCTTGACTTCACTGGTGATTTGGCTGCCCATGGTGCTCTCACCAAGGGTCTCCATCACGGTGCCCATGCTCTTCACTTCGCCGCTAATGGTGAATTTGATGGTCTCAAGTGCGGTGCCAACTTCGAGTGGGCTTTGCCCGAGGGCAAGTTCCTCAAGGAGCTTTTGGCTTTCTCTCACTGCAAGCATGATGGTCTCCTTTTGTTCCATCTTACCTTCACTGATGGTACTGAGGGcttcttccatttccatGGTGGTCTTGTTGAGGAGCTTGCTCACCATGTCTGGTTCGGAAAGCTCGCCAAGGGTGTCTGCAAGCATGCTCCAGCCCTTGCTGGCTTGCCACATCATGCTGTTTTGGCTGACTTGGCTCATGTCTTGGCTTAA
- a CDS encoding conserved hypothetical protein (encoded by transcript BEWA_052700A) yields the protein MYIKMSSKSNSSGVKKASLFFVGLSLLQPLRVALNAAVFSIRRFEINEYFLSTYVNKIHNSMELACFLGVLLMNIYVLIGIPGTDAVAVAVNWLTCVMNLLLLYSYTMDGYSGNLSVFYWVLVFSALAYGLNQICVFKYAGKDVPFFIAAIPVSGILVSIYHFVFLHFFEGKGIDIDYWIVIGQIGIGAVISIVSSILWSIAFGQADCPAISTTTTTGENGKNESFGAIKNAISPMLMCAVGLGLVYAVYPGIAPYQLVVVEHAHKIDMIVMILCAFPAAIICLISELTTGGPNQKWEGGIAFWHFTWVFAIIYVMCPVLFLISLHYKTSAISRAIIGRPVVAGILTVTFVFCQSVLITIGFSGVDANSNGKVAAFNTLLALLIMNIFEFLGDGYVTAYRSYSRKEWPTDGLSNYDAVLFWLSRASINAVSSVKSSFALDIRSQFADPM from the coding sequence ATGTATATCAAAATGAGTTCAAAATCTAATTCATCTGGTGTTAAGAAGGCTTCATTATTTTTTGTAGGCTTAAGTTTATTGCAACCTTTGCGTGTGGCTTTAAATGCCGCCGTTTTTTCTATTCGAAGGTTTGAGATTAATGAATACTTTTTGAGCACATATGTAAATAAAATCCACAATTCTATGGAATTAGCCTGTTTTCTTGGCGTGTTATTAATGAACATTTATGTCTTGATAGGCATCCCTGGAACAGATGCAGTCGCCGTTGCAGTAAACTGGTTAACATGTGTTATGAACCTTTTGCTTTTATATTCTTACActatggatggatataGTGGCAATTTGAGTGTATTTTACTGGGTGTTGGTTTTTTCAGCACTGGCATACGGGCTCAATCAAATTTGCGTATTCAAGTATGCGGGAAAAGATGTTCCATTCTTCATTGCCGCCATACCCGTTTCCGGAATTCTTGTGTCAATATACCACTTTGTATTCCTACATTTTTTTGAAGGCAAAGGTATCGATATCGACTACTGGATCGTCATTGGGCAAATTGGAATTGGAGCGGTTATATCAATCGTTTCCTCAATATTGTGGTCTATAGCATTTGGCCAGGCAGATTGCCCTGCCATTTCTACCACTACCACTACTGGAGAAAATGGGAAAAATGAGAGCTTTGGTGCGATCAAAAATGCAATATCCCCAATGTTAATGTGTGCCGTAGGACTTGGTCTAGTGTATGCAGTATACCCGGGTATAGCGCCATATCAGTTAGTTGTAGTGGAGCATGCACACAAAATAGACATGATTGTGATGATACTATGTGCTTTTCCTGCAGCGATTATTTGTCTGATATCGGAATTGACCACAGGTGGACCCAATCAAAAATGGGAAGGTGGAATAGCATTCTGGCATTTCACGTGGGTTTTCGCCATAATTTATGTAATGTGCCCAGTTTTATTTCTGATAAGTTTGCATTATAAAACTTCTGCAATCTCCCGTGCGATTATCGGGAGACCAGTAGTGGCTGGAATATTGACCGTTACCTTTGTCTTTTGTCAAAGTGTTTTAATAACGATTGGATTTAGCGGTGTTGACGCAAATTCTAACGGTAAAGTTGCAGCCTTTAATACGCTATTGGCCCTCCTTATCATGAACATTTTTGAATTCCTCGGTGATGGTTATGTAACGGCTTACAGGAGTTATAGTAGGAAAGAATGGCCCACGGATGGTTTGAGTAATTATGACGCAGTTTTGTTTTGGTTATCGCGTGCTTCaattaatgcagtatcTAGTGTAAAATCTTCATTTGCTCTCGACATAAGATCACAGTTTGCTGATCCAATGTAA
- a CDS encoding conserved hypothetical protein (encoded by transcript BEWA_052750A), whose amino-acid sequence MIIPITIALYINILIFSDSRRFVPGNDAILNKRSILSPLFIKFHNFPKMTRAPKRKRVESVASDENHSDGGITTVEELENYQRMEERTRIVISKEKIGIFGKAGLFRYEKFSFYISHSRNLVKRSVETKDGIPEMVYILKKWDQIPSELQDVILKEAIEHSTIFHPVRYSDLSVEEAFKLILNEENGIMVGFETIGHIAHLNIPDERRPVKKLIAKIIMDKHKNITTVVNKRSELQNEFRTMDLELLAGEENYVASLVENGLKFEVDFANVYWNSRLVQERVRIRDLLKADDVVVDMFAGVGPFVIYAAKKGCFVLANDLNPVGAKYVKINSELNRVCRQKPETLQQVTNLVKIYNQDARTFLDVIKSNHILDKKTVEYDGVKISQNAQVHFLMNLPKLAIDFLDSFIGLANNIEPESTRDCVVHCYCFCDQTDYENEVETRLQRVLNRKLDEYTVTRVRHVSPKKQMYCVEFKVPGSMLGSSPETH is encoded by the exons ATGATAATACCAATAACAATCGCATTGTATATCAACATATTAATATTTTCGGATTCTAGGCGATTTGTACCGGGAAACGATGcaattttaaacaaaaGATCcattttatctccattattcaTCAAGTTTCATAATTTCCCCAAAATGACGAGAGCTCCAAAGAGAAAGAGAGTGGAATCCGTCGCATCTGACGAAAATCACTCAGATGGAGGGATAACTACGGTAGAAGAACTCGAAAA CTATCAACGCATGGAAGAACGTACAAGAATCGTCATATCGAAGGAAAAGATTGGTATCTTTGGAAAGGCTGGACTATTCAGGTATGAAAAGTTCTCATTCTACATCAGTCATTCCAGGAACCTCGTGAAACGCTCCGTGGAAACAAAAGATGGGATACCTGAAATGGTCTACATACTTAAAA AATGGGATCAAATTCCATCAGAGCTACAGGATGTTATACTCAAGGAAGCCATTGAACATTCTACCATATTTCATCCAGTCAGATACTCTGATTTGTCCGTAGAAGAGGCATTCAAGTTGATCCtaaatgaagaaaatggAATAATGGTTGGATTTGAAACTATTGGACATATTGCACATTTAAATATACCTGATGAAAGACGTCCAGTCAAGAAACTAATTGCAAAGATTATAATGGAC AAACACAAAAATATTACTACTGTGGTGAATAAACGATCAGAACTGCAAAATGAATTCCGTACAATGGATCTGGAACTGTTGGCCGGAGAGGAAAATTATGTAGCAAGTCTG GTCGAAAATGGGCTGAAGTTTGAAGTTGATTTTGCAAACGTCTACTGGAACTCTAG GCTAGTTCAAGAACGAGTAAGAATACGAGATTTACTCAAAGCAGACGATGTTGTTG TTGATATGTTCGCCGGTGTCGGACCATTTGTAATTTATGCTGCAAAAAAAGGGTGCTTTGTCTTGGCAAACGATCTCAATCCAGTGG GAGCCAAGTACGTGAAGATAAATTCGGAACTAAACAGGGTTTGTCGCCAAAAACCAGAAACACTCCAACAGGTCACAAACCTTGTGAAAATCTACAACCAGGATGCAAGGACATTTCTGGATGTCATAAAGAGTAATCACATATTAGATAAGAAAACGGTGGAGTATGATGGAGTAAAGATAAGCCAGAACGCACAGGTCCATTTTCTCATGAACCTGCCAAAACTTGCCATTGATTTTTTAG ATTCATTCATTGGACTGGCAAACAACATCGAACCGGAATCTACCAGGGACTGTGTGGTTCATTGCTACTGCTTCTGTGATCAGACAGACTATGAGAATGAGGTGGAAACTAGACTCCAAAGGGTACTAAATCGCAAATTGGACGAATACACTGTCACAAGAGTCCGTCATGTGTCTCCAAAGAAGCAAATGTATTGTGTAGAATTCAAAGTCCCAGGGTCGATGCTAGGATCGTCCCCGGAGACCCACTGA
- a CDS encoding ema family member protein (encoded by transcript BEWA_052710A), with protein sequence MLSKSFVAILSLACLTVTEASAKNTPKVVGTVVDISKDAVDHVKIEPEDDGNTVIFSLKDGYAAEKVVDGSETIKTFDLEKHAPKYITKHIQDGKAYLVIVVEAAYHLAFKKEKEWTSIDITAFHESVFFKGFESIVLDLEKFVDSSLFSVEAFGSGEKYAFEAPNKRASKVVSADKDVVSGDDKLILDACVYAKGDSMIATVWYIYKPDGRIKEVFFQKTEDGWTRVDVTTAAKVLNGMNPDFSTDYKTVYDGFSVSHVFFVAFAIAFSTLFF encoded by the coding sequence ATGCTGTCAAAGTCGTTTGTTGCTATTTTGTCCTTGGCATGTCTGACAGTCACCGAGGCCTCAGCCAAGAATACGCCGAAAGTTGTCGGAACCGTGGTTGACATTAGCAAGGATGCAGTTGATCACGTCAAAATAGAGCCAGAGGATGATGGGAATACGGTTATTTTTTCCCTAAAGGACGGTTATGCCGCCGAGAAGGTCGTGGACGGTTCCGAGACGATCAAAACCTTTGACCTGGAGAAACACGCCCCAAAGTACATAACAAAGCACATACAAGACGGAAAGGCATACCTGGTTATTGTGGTAGAAGCTGCCTATCATCTAGCCttcaagaaggaaaaaGAGTGGACCAGCATCGACATTACAGCCTTCCACGAAAGCGTCTTCTTCAAGGGTTTCGAGAGCATCGTTCTAGACCTTGAGAAGTTTGTCGACAGCTCTCTATTTTCTGTGGAGGCCTTTGGCTCCGGCGAAAAGTATGCCTTTGAAGCTCCAAATAAGCGTGCTTCCAAGGTCGTCTCCGCAGATAAAGATGTCGTTTCTGGTGACGATAAACTCATCCTAGACGCTTGTGTCTATGCCAAGGGTGATAGTATGATTGCTACCGTCTGGTACATTTACAAGCCTGATGGCAGAATCAAGGAAGTCTTCTTCCAAAAGACAGAGGATGGCTGGACCAGAGTTGACGTTACCACCGCCGCCAAAGTTCTAAACGGCATGAATCCTGACTTTTCTACCGACTACAAGACTGTGTACGATGGATTCTCTGTCTCTCACGTCTTCTTTGTGGCTTTTGCAATTGCATTCTCCACTTTATTTTTCTAG
- a CDS encoding protein farnesyltransferase alpha subunit, putative (encoded by transcript BEWA_052690A), with product MENAIALLEEYEGVNTLVTCKELNFPGEPFDISYDMLNDESVWEDLFYDDHSTRSSNGPFLFEISKEVLDERVDSLMRKLIKRREYSTRGLYITTILIKLNPANYTAWYYRNECINRLNISLEDELDFTRKITLESIKSYQPWNHRRNICQLANNCFNELEYIKLEIATSPKNQCAWSHLTWLVDTFGIDEDGINKEIEFIDFLIGSDSYNNSVWNYKNFIIKRFKDAFGLDYIVKECKNNFELLMKKPKNESLVNYMTNMLSYCETLFSKCINLDFCTSTCNGPPTLCIISAIVKSRGISTQLLTLVAHILQNQSIDQLCNKDEIYNKIEVLFVCF from the exons ATGGAAAACGCCATAGCACTCCTTGAAGAATATGAAGGTGTAAATACCCTTGTGACATGCAAAGAACTCAACTTTCCAGGAGAACCCTTTGACATCAGCTATGATATGCTTAATGATGAATCTGTATGGGAAGATCTGTTTTACGATGATCACTCTACACGTTCATCTAATGGTCCCTTTCTATTCGAAATATCCAAGGAAGTGCTGGATGAACGTGTGGATAGTTTAATGAGGAAACTCATAAAAAGGCGAGAATATAGCACCAGGGGGCTATATATAACAACCATACTCATAAAACTCAATCCTGCAAATTATACTGCATGGTATTATCGTAACGAATGCATCAATCGTTTGAATATATCGCTTGAAGATGAACTTGATTTTACGCGGAAGATCACCCTAGAGAGTATCAAATCTTACCAACCTTGGAATCATAGACGTAATATTTGTCAACTTGCAAACAATTGTTTTAATGAGCTGGAGTATATAAAGTTGGAAATCGCAACATCACCGAAAAATCAATGTGCATGGTCACATCT GACATGGTTAGTTGATACGTTTGGGATAGATGAGGATGGCATCAATAAAGAAATCGAGTTTATAGATTTTTTAATTGGTAGTGATTCATACAACAACTCCGTATGGAACTAtaaaaactttataatTAAAAGATTTAAAGACGCTTTTGGACTGGATTATATCGTCAAGGAGTGCAAAAACAACTTTGAACTCTTGATGAAAAAGCCAAAAAATGAAAGTCTTGTAAATTACATGACCAATATGCTCTCATACTGTGAAAcattattttcaaagtGCATAAATCTAGATTTTTGTACCTCAACAT GTAATGGACCACCGACTCTGTGTATAATAAGCGCAATTGTAAAGTCACGTGGGATATCCACGCAGTTGCTGACACTAGTAGCCCATATTCTACAGAATCAAAGTATCGATCAACTATGTAACAAGGACGAGATATACAACAAGATCGAGGT GTTATTCGTATGCTTCTAG
- a CDS encoding 40S ribosomal protein S17, putative (encoded by transcript BEWA_052740A) — MGRVRTKTVKRAARQIVEKYYGKLGLDFQYNKKVAEEVALIPSKRMRNKVAGFITHLMRRIQKGPVRGISLKLQEDERERRMDFIPEKSEIDVPVIQIDQDTADMLTFLKINIPNIKVISPNTHDHRDRH; from the exons atg GGTCGCGTCAGAACAAAGACCGTTAAGCGTGCTGCACGCCAAATTGTCGAAAAGTACTATGGAAA GCTCGGTTTGGACTTTCAGTATAACAAAAAGGTTGCCGAAGAGGTTGCCTTGATCCCATCCAAGCGCATGAGAAACAAGGTCGCTGGATTCATCACG CATTTGATGAGAAGAATTCAAAAGGGACCCGTCAGAGGAATCTCACTCAAATTACAAGAGGATGAAAGAGAAAGGAGAATGGACTTTATTCCAGAGAAATCCGAGATTGATGTTCCAGTCATCCAAATCGATCAGGATACCGCTGATATGTTGACCTTTTTGAAGATCAACATTCCAAACATCAAGGTTATCTCACCAAACACCCACGATCATCGTGACAGACACTAA
- a CDS encoding conserved hypothetical protein (encoded by transcript BEWA_052670A), producing the protein MILYIFIFQEKKTPCKRRKHATESVSNDEASKGKDTGEAGQKKNLPPYTQWFDIDNVNKIEEECANNIFIGLGLEEDALLEAYKTLRNKIVRLYRKNPLKYLSVTECVRNIDGDASLVMKVHTLLDYWGIINFQARNELGDRISYSYINAKDDAISGNTTGSYSLRYHSYHEAVPGDNYFSGKLNTPFDTSDDRFTSKSIDGVVKFCSNFNSGFSTKSSSIYPKCCSCGVPCKASYYILGPNAVGDISSTLRNNGLWCSLCYGNSNYPISLCKSHFVRIDVPPGLAETACKLGASKNAEAVWSPEDFEKLYEAIRKYGTDWQNVAQYMGQNKTPSECIYQFVNAPLESEVMSKVKLTTYMEPSINENIKASFPFFDSPNTIVALLSFCASVVSPVVASSAAKAALRVIFNNTRKFPSDVDQFIKKGVCSKLGAENVTMDAILSQDANNTPSKEATPKSATEDEGEKKLDEPQEQVNKAEGTTDKADDDSALVDKNETEDKTDASKIQTDDLAPVSELPEVIEKTDKDENPANTPCNKGASPKSNISSIQNLSSREVDNLCPLPSNAYMSGIDDSTVDKTLPSNEGEKTVQKRPHEEITGDKEPSDVQNKDNNTSKNTNNAEYPIKTVKASTVQLAAAAALGAAAARAEELAILENDRLSQALPSLISLKIKRIKEKLRIFKNNEEQMKKDKVQLERELNRILKCNGILR; encoded by the exons ATGATACtgtatatttttatctttCAGGAGAAGAAAACTCCTTGCAAAAGGCGAAAGCATGCTACCGAGTCTGTTTCCAATGATGAAGCGTCCAAAGGCAAAGATACTGGCGAGGCTGGTCAAAAGAAAAATTTACCTCCATATACTCAGTGGTTCGATATAGATAATGTTAACAAAATTGAAGAGGAATGTGCAaataatattttcattg GGCTTGGACTTGAGGAGGATGCACTTCTAGAGGCCTACAAGACGCTGCGCAACAAAATCGTGAGACTCTATCGCAAGAATCCTCTAAAGTACTTGTCCGTAACTGAATGCGTAAGGAATATCG ATGGAGATGCTTCACTGGTCATGAAGGTACACACTCTCTTAGATTACTGGGGAATTATTAACTTTCAAGCCCGCAACGAACTAGGCGACCGCATAAGTTACAGTTATATCAAT GCAAAGGATGACGCCATTTCTGGCAACACTACGGGTTCCTACTCATTGAGATATCACAGCTACCACGAAGCTGTCCCTGGGGATAATTACTTTTCTGGAAAATTGAACACACCATTTGATACCAGTGATGATAGATTTACCTCCAAGTCAATAGATGGCGTCGtaaaattttgttcaaaCTTCAATTCTGGCTTTAGTAcaaaatcttcatcaaTTTATCCAAAGTGTTGCAGTTGTGGAGTCCCATGTAAAGCTTCGTACTACATCCTTGGACCAAACGCAGTTGGAG ACATATCTTCAACACTGAGGAATAATGGGCTATGGTGCAGCCTATGCTACGGGAATTCAAATTATCCAATTTCACTCTGCAAAAGTCATTTTGTGCGCATTGATGTGCCCCCCGGCCTAGCAGAAACCGCATGTAAATTAGGAGCATCTAAAAATGCAGAAGCTGTATGGTCTCCTgaagactttgaaaagCTTTATGAAGCAATAAGGAAGTATGGTACTGATTGGCAAAATGTGGCACAGTACATGGGCCAGAATAAGACACCCTCAGAATGTATCTACCAGTTTGTAAATGCACCTCTTGAGAGTGAAGTCATGAGCAAGGTCAAGCTTACAACATATATGGAACCATCAATTAATGAGAATATAAAGGCGTCGTTCCCATTTTTTGACAGCCCAAATACAATTGTGGCTCTCCTCTCATTCTGTGCTAGTGTTGTCAGTCCAGTAGTTGCTTCTTCAGCGGCAAAGGCAGCCCTCAGGGTGATTTTCAATAATACAAGGAAGTTTCCGAGCGACGTGGATCAGTTTATTAAAAAGGGTGTATGCTCAAAACTGGGCGCTGAAAATGTAACCATGGATGCTATTTTGAGTCAAGATGCAAACAACACACCATCGAAAGAAGCTACTCCAAAAAGTGCTACTGAGGATGAAGGGGAAAAAAAACTGGATGAACCTCAAGAACAAGTGAATAAAGCTGAAGGTACCACGGACAAAGCAGATGATGATTCCGCTCTCGTAGACAAGAATGAGACTGAAGATAAAACTGACGCTTCTAAAATTCAGACCGACGACTTAGCTCCGGTATCTGAGTTACCAGAGGTGATTGAGAAAACAGACAAAGATGAAAATCCTGCAAATACTCCATGTAACAAGGGGGCATCTCCAAAATCAAACATATCAAGCATTCAAAACCTTTCTAGTCGTGAGGTGGACAATCTATGTCCTCTTCCAAGCAATGCATACATGAGTGGTATAGATGATTCCACCGTTGATAAAACGTTACCATCAAACGAAGGTGAAAAAACGGTACAAAAACGACCACATGAAGAAATCACAGGCGACAAGGAGCCTTCTGATGTCCAAAACAAGGATAATAATACATCAAAGAATACAAACAACGCGGAGTACCCAATTAAAACTGTAAAGGCATCAACGGTTCAACTTGCGGCTGCAGCGGCTTTGGGTGCTGCAGCCGCAAGAGCGGAGGAATTGGCAATTCTGGAAAACGACAGACTTTCACAAGCTCTTCCTTCACTTATTTCTCTGAAAataaagaggataaagGAAAAGCTGCGGATATTCAAGAACAACGAGGAACAAATGAAGAAAGACAAGGTTCAACTG GAAAGAGAGTTAAACAGGATTCTAAAGTGCAACGGTATCTTAAGGTGA
- a CDS encoding hypothetical protein (encoded by transcript BEWA_052720A), giving the protein MKIITLILLFSCRFCTCEYPVHNDDTTKIRRNAPRTQLNRETGPRQLPLTPLPGGSHANIHGPNAQRTPPPRSRGLRDTTTRGTFPGAKPTVTQTAVGRGTTKVTVNSRPNTHPDIEDIGEDPEEDLKHVKTYHENMQETAKTTLEVTSTAEPKEPLEYKMDMTLVTVGKSTEGVTFYEYTHDEVTYKTFKPKDDKSVVEIVDGKSQVWKSSSGKCIDAWTYSTDISSLCRLDILSSGIITPHCFEKRGNVWIALDFKLYTEKLKKLVTHLSTNIRVDFRGVSRDLCHVLDYFDARVLTTTVFPRFKATGIYHDNKKIWEPGNGEMCDRAHFASDGRKHLAYLRTPTKPGDTTCISFEYTQDGWIEGNPYNFGHEHYALCPLPDEVFNGKLVDTTLDINSVDNTIRIYNYSYSMVTHFEYQTPMNANVTRVIDGAQITVWQGGEDDRCLSCEVYSREGYYPVLWLVIKNRYRTFTKYFENNRDEWKDINEETFNLRLASLSNNSRLQLLKDRLVDMSENADVFDRKTSYTSEEINMLYLNQWLLSHVPHWVLDQFKTFYPKGWFSR; this is encoded by the coding sequence atgaagatcATCACACTCATTCTTTTGTTCTCCTGCAGATTCTGCACTTGTGAGTATCCTGTACATAACGATGATACTACAAAGATTAGGAGGAACGCACCGAGAACTCAACTTAATCGCGAAACTGGACCGAGACAACTACCTTTAACACCTCTACCCGGTGGTTCGCATGCCAATATACACGGTCCTAATGCTCAAAGGACTCCACCTCCTAGATCTAGAGGACTCAGGGATACAACAACAAGAGGTACTTTCCCAGGAGCAAAACCTACTGTTACACAAACTGCAGTTGGAAGGGGTACTACTAAAGTAACCGTAAACTCCAGGCCTAATACTCATCCAGACATTGAGGATATTGGCGAGGACCCggaagaagatttaaagcATGTCAAGACATATCATGAGAATATGCAAGAAACCGCCAAGACTACCCTTGAGGTAACTAGTACTGCGGAGCCTAAAGAACCTTTGGAATACAAGATGGACATGACGTTGGTTACTGTAGGAAAGTCTACTGAGGGTGTTACTTTCTATGAGTATACCCATGACGAGGTAACTTACAAGACCTTCAaaccaaaggatgataaatCTGTTGTGGAAATTGTGGATGGTAAGAGTCAGGTATGGAAGAGCTCatctggaaaatgtatagATGCTTGGACCTATTCAACGGATATATCCTCTCTATGTCGTCTCGACATTCTCTCCTCTGGTATCATTACTCCTCACTGCTTTGAGAAGAGAGGAAACGTTTGGATTGCACTAGATTTCAAGTTGTATACAGAAAAGCTGAAGAAACTCGTAACTCACCTATCTACAAATATAAGAGTTGACTTTAGAGGAGTGTCCAGGGATCTATGCCATGTATTGGATTATTTTGATGCAAGGGTATTGACCACCACAGTATTTCCTAGGTTCAAAGCTACAGGTATATATCATGATAATAAAAAAATATGGGAACCTGGGAATGGAGAAATGTGTGATCGTGCACACTTTGCAAGTGATGGACGCAAACATTTGGCCTATCTCCGTACACCCACTAAGCCTGGTGATACAACTTGTATTTCTTTTGAATATACACAAGATGGATGGATTGAGGGCAATCCTTATAATTTTGGGCATGAGCATTATGCACTGTGTCCTCTTCCTGATGAAGTATTTAATGGTAAACTGGTAGACACCACTCTTGACATAAACAGTGTAGATAATACTATCAGAATTTACAACTATAGTTATTCCATGGTAACTCATTTTGAGTATCAAACACCTATGAATGCTAATGTTACAAGGGTTATAGATGGAGCACAAATCACTGTATGGCAAGGTGGCGAGGATGATAGATGCTTGTCATGTGAAGTTTATTCAAGGGAGGGTTATTATCCGGTACTTTGGCTGGTGATAAAAAATAGATATCGTACATTTACtaagtattttgagaataaTCGtgatgaatggaaggatatcAATGAGGAGACTTTTAATCTTAGACTGGCCTCTCTGAGCAACAACTCACGTTTACAGTTGCTAAAGGATAGACTTGTGGATATGTCTGAAAATGCGGATGTATTCGACAGAAAGACTTCTTATACCTCGGAAGAAATAAATATGCTTTATCTGAACCAGTGGTTACTAAGTCATGTACCTCACTGGGTATTGGATCAATTCAAGACCTTTTATCCAAAAGGTTGGTTCTCTAGGTAG
- a CDS encoding conserved hypothetical protein (encoded by transcript BEWA_052680A) → MARLRVLDLTRLVNVAKYSKKAWNDVVTSARRDIFGYKSGYPGEDEWIKPLQGPSRNRWYWPSKYLHMDFTIRYYLGMQLQRLKEKEENPTIHDLWDTICQFRTHRIYIESFLRSVDEETFSKSITIQDTHALYYLIFQRSPLRFTPNSAFFTCPLKNPKYDPFIKYALRVFMDQSLDEKKVEKVDLPLSQKLRQLLQSKPSLLKCFNTRNRFVNTFYLRRRAYHLEKLSKKRKISETRRKYRAHFLTHPDKKEIWPDNKGITQYRWPSR, encoded by the exons ATGGCTAGGCTACGCGTTTTAGATTTGACAAGGCTAGTTAATGTTGCAAAGTATTCAAAGAAAGCGTGGAATGATGTTGTAACCTCCGCGAGGCGCGACATATTCGGCTACAAATCAG GATACCCTGGAGAAGATGAATGGATAAAGCCTTTGCAAGGACCAAGCAGGAACCGTTGGTACTGGCCGAGCAAATACTTGCATATGGACTTCACAATACGGTATTACTTGGGCATGCAATTACAAAGATtaaaagaaaaggaagaaaatccAACGATACATGATCTTTGGGATACTATTTGCCAATTTAGAACTCATAGGATCTACATCGAATCATTCCTCAGGTCAGTAGACGAGGAAACATTCTCAAAGTCGATCACCATACAAGATACACACGCTTTATATTATTTAATATTTCAGAGATCACCGCTAAGGTTCACTCCTAACAGTGCCTTTTTTACTTGCCCATtaaaaaatccaaagtACGATCCTTTCATTAAAT ACGCACTGAGGGTGTTTATGGATCAAAGTCttgatgaaaagaaagTAGAAAAGGTGGATCTGCCACTTAGCCAAAAATTGAGGCAGCTACTGCAATCTAAACCATCATTGCTGAAATGCTTTAATACAAGGAATAGATTTGTTAACACGTTTTACTTGAGAAGGAGGGCATATCACTTGGAAAAACTTAGCAAAAAGAGAAAGATTAGCGAAACTAGAAGAAAGTATAGAGCTCACTTTTTGACACATCCAGATAAAAAGGAAATTTGGCCTGATAACAAGGGAATTACACAGTATAGATGGCCATCTAGATAA